Proteins from one Malaya genurostris strain Urasoe2022 chromosome 2, Malgen_1.1, whole genome shotgun sequence genomic window:
- the LOC131428559 gene encoding uncharacterized protein K02A2.6-like gives MAQEASLADILAQLSRIMENQQLAQKTLLEQLVRPKDNEFLMEALSNTITEFSYDPQNGVVFDKWYARHEEVFTKGGEKLNDAEKVRLLLQKMSSVNHDRYCLQTAKRVAEDFVSYASSVNRACEDFNIREITADQFKCLVFVAGLHSEKHKDIRTRLLAKMENESETDPMKLKKLLLECQHLDNLKHDTAVIENPKVNVNAVFRGEQSNYTRKSGKIDTPKVAPRRPCWQCGQMHFVADCTFSKHICRSCGKVGHKEGYCGCCSKPAVSGSSKTDPSASEKRKPWKKKQSGKTGNANGVYAVHDTNPSGRRKFVEVLINNKLIELQLDCGSDYTIISSNSLRQFGDLKTNPTSLRVVTAAGKPLPLDLEFQCAITFRGITKQSVCYVTTVDGFNVLGSDLMEAFGLYDIPINSFCKQLKADMDPEEYKQVLKAEFPAVFQDGLGLCTKAKIQLFLTAGAKPVFKPKRPVPFHSQWLVEKELIRLQNMGVLERVDFSTWAAPIVAVRKAQRDADGDPIVRICADFSTGLNAVLEANKYPLPTPDDIFAKLSGSQYFSVIDLSDAYLQMEVEEDSQKLLTVNTHKGLFKYKRLPPGVKAAPGAFQKVVDNMLGDLEGAEAFLDDVLVFGQTQAEHDRNLKRTLQRILEYGFRLKIEKCSFKMTQVKYLGVIVDRNGIHADPEKVKAIAQMSPPRDVSQLRSFLGAVNYYAKFIKEMHQLRRSLDQLLKKDMKWSWSEECQNSFDRFKELLNSDLMLTHYNPSLEIVVAADASSTTGIGANIRHRFPDGSEKVIQHASRSLTPTERGYGQIDKEALALVYAITKFHRMLLGRRFVLETDHKPLLLIFGSHKGIPVHTSNRLQRLSLTLLCYDFSVEYVPTMKFGYVDVLSRLISSAVNTEEEYIIASVRLEEDMAAVLEDSIASTPVTAVMIATATLRDKVLKQVKKFLETEWPESLGVISDPDVKTFFNRKDGLGEIVFNRKDGLFGERVVVPKIYQKRILQRLHYGHPGIVRMKSLARSFVYWPCIDRHIEEAVKQCTDCAAAAKSPPHVAPVAWPVPPGPWQRVHIDYAGPIDGLYFFVIVDAFSRWPEIYSSSTMTAKVTIQNLRNSFSRLGLPMVIVSDNAAQFVCDEFESFCKNNGIKHMLTAPYHPQSNGQAERFVDSMKRAMKKINKGEPLQETLEVFLATYRSTPSETTGQKSPSKLMFGRRMRTTLDLVRPMQALDIRQSGERCPMRRFIPGDLVYAKVYKRNTWSWEPGKVVEKLGVVNYNVWIVGQRPKLIRSHINQLRTRFEMKDDLHRERTESDHHFPLSILLDEFGISQPGVIVSEESVSPILTESNDKSEHPTTPNTSGSIVKKPSRIPTPVSSCTTRGRSVRLPLRFEHYVMT, from the exons ATGGCGCAAGAAGCCAGTCTTGCTGACATCTTAGCACAGCTCAGCAGAATAATGGAAAACCAACAGTTGGCACAGAAAACTCTCCTTGAGCAGCTAGTACGGCCGAAGGACAATGAATTTCTGATGGAAGCACTTTCAAACACCATTACAGAATTTTCCTACGATCCCCAAAACGGAGTGGTTTTCGATAAATGGTACGCGCGGCATGAGGAAGTTTTCACCAAGGGAGGAGAAAAACTGAATGATGCTGAAAAAGTGAGACTGTTACTGCAAAAGATGAGTTCCGTAAACCACGATAGATAC TGTTTGCAGACAGCCAAACGAGTTGCAGAAGATTTTGTCTCGTATGCAAGTTCCGTCAATCGAGCTTGTGAAGATTTTAACATCCGGGAAATCACAGCGGACCAGTTTAAATGTCTTGTGTTTGTGGCTGGACTTCATTCTGAAAAGCATAAGGACATCCGGACACGATTGCTTGCAAAAATGGAAAACGAATCGGAGACGGATCCAATGAAACTCAAAAAGCTGTTACTGGAATGCCAACACTTAGATAATCTCAAACACGACACAGCTGTTATTGAGAATCCAAAGGTGAACGTGAACGCAGTTTTCCGAGGTGAACAATCCAATTACACAagaaaatcgggaaaaataGATACACCAAAAGTAGCCCCACGACGTCCGTGCTGGCAGTGTGGTCAAATGCATTTTGTTGCTGATTGTACGTTTTCAAAACACATCTGTCGAAGCTGCGGTAAAGTGGGCCATAAAGAAGGATACTGTGGATGCTGTTCGAAACCAGCGGTTTCTGGATCAAGCAAAACGGATCCATCAGCCTCAGAAAAAAGGAAGCCCTGGAAGAAAAAGCAATCCGGTAAAACTGGGAACGCGAACGGTGTGTATGCTGTACATGATACAAATCCCAGTGGCAGGCGCAAATTCGTGGAAGTTTTAATCAACAATAAATTGATTGAACTCCAGCTCGATTGTGGATCGGATTATACGATTATTTCGTCGAATTCATTACGCCAATTTGGCGATCTGAAGACAAATCCTACGAGTTTACGGGTGGTAACTGCTGCAGGCAAACCGCTTCCACTCGATTTAGAGTTTCAATGTGCAATAACATTCCGAGGCATCACGAAGCAGTCGGTGTGTTATGTGACAACAGTTGATGGATTTAATGTTCTCGGAAGTGATCTCATGGAAGCATTCGGGTTGTACGACATTCCGATCAACTCTTTTTGCAAGCAGCTAAAAGCAGATATGGATCCGGAAGAGTACAAGCAAGTATTGAAGGCGGAATTTCCAGCTGTTTTTCAAGATGGACTTGGACTTTGTACGAAAGCAAAGATCCAACTGTTCCTGACAGCAGGAGCAAAACCAGTTTTCAAGCCAAAACGACCGGTACCGTTTCATTCACAGTGGCTCGTCGAAAAAGAACTTATCCGGTTGCAGAATATGGGAGTACTCGAACGAGTAGATTTTTCAACCTGGGCGGCACCTATTGTTGCAGTTCGAAAGGCTCAACGAGACGCCGATGGAGATCCAATTGTTCGGATTTGTGCTGATTTTTCAACGGGACTGAATGCAGTATTAGAAGCGAACAAGTATCCACTTCCCACTCCTGATGACATCTTCGCAAAGTTGTCAGGTAGTCAGTACTTTAGTGTTATCGATTTGTCGGATGCCTATTTGCAGATGGAAGTGGAGGAGGATTCACAAAAATTATTGACAGTAAATACTCACAAAGGATTATTCAAGTACAAGCGTCTTCCGCCAGGGGTCAAAGCAGCACCTGGGGCATTCCAAAAAGTCGTCGACAACATGCTTGGTGATCTGGAGGGAGCTGAAGCGTTTCTTGACGACgtactcgtttttggtcaaacgCAAGCGGAGCATGATAGAAACCTTAAACGAACACTGCAGCGGATTTTGGAATATGGTTTTCGGCTTAAGATCGAGAAGTGCAGTTTCAAAATGACGCAGGTGAAGTATCTGGGAGTTATCGTTGATCGCAACGGTATTCATGCAGATCCGGAGAAGGTTAAAGCTATCGCACAAATGTCTCCGCCGAGAGATGTTTCACAGTTACGTTCATTCTTGGGTGCAGTGAATTATTATGCGAAATTCATAAAAGAAATGCACCAGCTTCGTAGATCTCTTGATcagctgttaaagaaggatatgaAGTGGAGTTGGAGTGAAGAATGTCAAAATTCTTTCGATCGGTTCAAAGaattgttgaattcagatttgatGTTAACACACTATAATCCATCGCTCGAGATAGTCGTGGCTGCTGATGCCTCCAGCACTACTGGCATTGGGGCCAACATCAGGCATAGATTTCCGGACGGCTCTGAGAAGGTGATCCAGCACGCTTCAAGATCGTTGACACCGACAGAACGAGGTTATGGACAAATCGATAAAGAAGCATTGGCACTTGTTTACGCCATTACAAAGTTTCATCGTATGCTTTTGGGACGACGTTTTGTTCTGGAGACTGATCACAAACCTCTTCTACTTATTTTCGGATCGCACAAAGGAATACCGGTTCACACATCAAATCGGTTGCAGCGACTGAGTTTGACGTTACTATGCTACGATTTCAGTGTAGAATATGTACCTACTATGAAATTCGGGTATGTAGATGTACTTTCCAGGCTTATAAGTTCAGCAGTAAATACGGAAGAGGAATATATCATCGCTAGTGTTCGTCTGGAGGAAGACATGGCGGCAGTCCTGGAGGATTCAATAGCTTCTACTCCAGTGACGGCTGTAATGATCGCCACAGCCACACTACGGGATAAAGTGCTAAAACAAGTGAAGAAGTTTTTGGAAACCGAATGGCCGGAATCGTTAGGGGTAATCAGTGATCCTGATGTAAAGACATTCTTCAATCGTAAAGACGGGCTGGGAGAAATCGTATTCAATCGTAAAGACGGGCTGTTCGGAGAGCGAGTAGTAGTTCCAAAGATCTACCAAAAACGAATCTTGCAGCGGTTACATTACGGGCATCCCGGCATAGTCAGAATGAAGAGCCTCGCTCGGAGTTTTGTTTATTGGCCTTGTATCGACCGGCACATCGAAGAAGCAGTAAAGCAATGCACGGACTGTGCCGCTGCAGCAAAATCACCACCACATGTTGCACCTGTGGCATGGCCTGTTCCACCGGGACCTTGGCAACGCGTTCACATCGATTATGCGGGGCCAATTGATGGTTTATATTTCTTTGTCATCGTTGATGCATTTTCTCGATGGCCGGAGATATATTCATCGTCTACGATGACGGCGAAGGTAACGATCCAAAATCTACGAAATTCTTTTTCACGGCTTGGATTGCCGATGGTAATAGTGTCGGACAATGCAGCTCAATTTGTCTGTGATGAGTTTGAATCATTTTGCAAAAACAATGGTATCAAACATATGTTGACTGCTCCTTACCATCCGCAATCTAATGGACAGGCGGAACGTTTTGTAGATTCAATGAAAAGAGCTATGAAGAAAATAAACAAGGGAGAACCCCTCCAGGAGACACTCGAGGTTTTTCTAGCAACTTATCGTTCAACGCCAAGTGAAACCACTGGACAAAAATCTCCAAGTAAACTCATGTTTGGTCGACGAATGAGGACTACACTTGACCTAGTGCGTCCTATGCAAGCACTAGATATTAGGCAGTCTGGAGAGAGATGCCCGATGCGTCGGTTCATACCTGGTGACTTGGTATATGCAAAGGTGTACAAACGAAATACCTGGTCCTGGGAACCCGGGAAAGTCGTTGAGAAGCTGGGAGTAGTGAACTATAATGTGTGGATAGTTGGGCAAAGGCCAAAGTTAATTCGTTCGCACATCAACCAACTTCGTACCCGTTTTGAAATGAAAGATGATTTGCACCGTGAGCGAACAGAGAGTGATCATCATTTTCCATTGAGCATTCTGCTAGACGAGTTTGGTATCAGTCAACCAGGAGTAATCGTTTCAGAAGAATCTGTTTCACCTATACTGACAGAAAGCAATGATAAATCTGAACATCCGACGACTCCAAATACGAGTGGTTCAATAGTTAAAAAACCGAGTCGTATTCCAACACCTGTTTCATCCTGTACAACTAGGGGACGATCAGTGCGTCTTCCGCTGAGGTTCGAGCACTACGTGATGACTTAA